The DNA region ACCGAGCAGGAAGGACCGCTCGCCCACCGTCCGCACCAGTTCGCGCTGCCAGTCCATGTCGATGGGGAACTGGGCATCGTCCGGGTCGATGTCGTCCTGGTAGGGCTGGCTGGCGCTTTCCTGCGCGCGGCGGTAGGCGAGTTCCGTCTCCAGCACCCGCAGGGCGATGTGCGGTCCGAGGACTCCGGTGAGCAGCATCCGCATCTGGAAGTCGGCGTCCAGCGGTCGCACGCTCGGCGTGTACGGCGACTCCGCCCAGGCCCGGAAGGCGGCGAAGCCGTCCGCGGTGAGCCGGTAGAGCTTGGCGTCCGGCCCGGTGTCCCTGCGGTCGATCTCGAGATCCACCCAGCCCTTGTCGAGCATTTTGCCCAGCTGACGGTAGATCTGTGACGGTTGCGGAACGTAGCCGAAGAACGGTCCTTCCTTGGTGAGCCACTTGTGCAGGTCGTACCCGGCCATCGGCTTGGTGGCCAGCCGCCCGAGGAGGATGCACTCCATCTTGGTCAGACGCGTTGACTCGTTCATAAGACCCTCACTATATATCAATACCCATAGACATCTGGAAAACAGCGCCGTACAGTCATCGCAATCTATAGAGCCATGCACATAGCTGCCGCAAGCACTTGTGGGTACCCCGAGAGCCGCCGCACCGCTTCCGTGCTGAACCCTTGAAGGAGTCGTCGTGCACTCACCTGGACGTAAGACCGCCGTGGCCTCGGTGGCCGCCCTGATGCTTGCGTTGAGCGGGTGCGGTGGCGGTACGGAGGCGAACGGCGACGGCCCCGTGAAGGAACTCGTGCTCGGTGCCGGCGTGGTGCCGCAGTCGTTCGACCCCGCGCAGTCCCGTGAGGCCCAGTTCGTCCAGTACTTCCAGCCGGTGTTCGATTCGCTGGTCCGCCGCCTGCCCAGCGGTGAGACCACCGGCATGCTGGCCACCGGCTGGGAGTACACACGGGACAACACCCGGCTGACACTGGAACTGCGCGAGGACGTCGGGTTCAGCGACGGCACGGCATTCGACGCCGAGGTCGCCAAGGCCAACATCGACCGCTTCCGCAAGGCCGGCGGACCGCTCTCCGGCAGTCTCGGCGCGGTGAAGGAGACCACGGCGACGGACGACACGACGCTGGTCATCGACCTGTCCAGCCCGGACCCCTCCCTCGTGTACAACCTCGGCGGCCCCGCCGGACTCATGCAGTCCACCAAGCAGTTCGACAATCCGGACGTGGCCACCCAGCCCGTGGGGTCGGGCCCGTACGTCCTCGACCGTAAGCTGACGACTCCGGGGGCGAAGTACGTCTACACGGCGAACAAGGACTATTGGAACCCCGGGCTGCGGAAGTTCGACCGGATCGTGATCGAGCCCATGGCCGACGAGAACGCCCGGCTCAACGCGCTGCGCTCCGGCCAGATCGACGGCGCGATCGGCACCGCCAAGACCGTGAGCCAGGTCGAGGCGGTCAAGGCGCTCACCGTCCACACCGTGTCCGGCGACTGGCAGGGGCTGTCGCTCTTCGACCGCGGCGGCGAGAAGGTCCAGGCGCTCGGCGACGTCAGGGTGCGCCGGGCGATCAACCACGCCATCGACAAGAAGGCGATCCTGAAGAAGGTCGGGCTCGGTTACGGCGAGACCACGAGCCAGATCTTCAACCCCTCCTCCGAGGCCTTCGTCAAGGAACTCGACGACAGGTACGAGTACGACGTCAAGAAGGCCGAGAGCCTGCTCGCCGAGGCCGGGTACGCCGACGGCTTCTCGCTGAAGATGCCGTCGTCCTCCGACATCGACCCGGCGATCCCGCAGGTCGTGAGCGACCAGCTCGCCGTCGTCGGCATCAAGGTGAACTGGACGAACGTGCCGTCCGCCCAGTACCAGCCCGAACAGCAGTCCGGGAAGTACAGCGCGGCCTACACCGCGTTCGGCCAGCAGGTCGTGTCCTGGGGCAACGTCTCGCAGCTGGTCACGGAGAAGGGGCCGTGGAACGTCTTCGGCTCCCAGGACGACAAGATCGACGGCCTGCTGTCGAAGATCACCACGTCCTCGGGGGACGGCGCGGAGGCCGCCTACCAGGAGCTGAACACGTACCTGGTCGAGCACGCCTGGTTCAGCCCCTGGTACCGCATAGAGCAGCCCTACTACACGGGTCCCGACGTCACCGTGGAGATGCAGAACGGGCAGGCCGTTCCGTCCCTCTACAACTACGCGCCGGCCAAGTGATCGCGCACCGTCACCGTCCCGACGGCGCGGCGGCAGGCCGCTCCCCGGGCGCACCACCACGGAGAAGGCATGGTTAGCTACGTGGCCCGGCGCCTCGGCGCGGGCATCATCCTGGTCCTGGGCTCCTCACTGCTCGTCTTCCTGCTCATGCTGGTCAACAGCGAGCACATCGCCCGCATCATCATGGGTGACGAAGCGTCCGACGAGGCCGTCGCCCACAAGGCCGCCGCACTCGGCCTCGACCATCCCGTCATCGTCCAGTACTGGGACTGGCTCGGCGGCACGCTGAAGGGCGATCTGGGCACCTCCTGGCTCAACGGGGAATCGGTCACCTACCTGCTGGTCAACCGGATCCCCGTCACGCTCTCGGTGGCTGTGGGCACCATCGTCGTCTCGTGCGCGGTCTCGGTGGTCCTCGGGCTGATCGCGGCCGTCCGCCGCGGCTGGGTGGACCGGGTGCTCCAGGCCGTCTCCGTGCTCGGCCTCGTCTTCCCCGGGTTCTGGCTCGCGCTGGTTCTCGTCTCGGTCGTGGCGATCCAGTGGGGCCTGGTGCCCGCGACGGGCTACACCCCGATGGAGAGCTCCATCGGCGGCTGGCTCTCCTCGCTCGCCCTGCCGGTGTTCTCGCTGGCGTTCGGGGCCGTGTCCGGACTCGCCCAGCAGGTCCGCAGCGCGACGATCGCCACCCTGGACCGGGACTTCGTGCGCACCCTGCGCAGCCGCGGCATTCCGGAACGCACGGTGCTGCTGCGCCATGTGCTGCGCAACGCGGCACCGCCCACCCTCACCGTGCTGTCGCTGAACTTCATCGGCCTGATGTCCGGGGCGGTGATGATCGAGCAGGTCTTCGCCCTGCCGGGCATCGGATCGCTGGCGGTGGAGGCGACGACCAAGGGCGACATCCCCATCGTCATGGGCGCCGTGATCATCTCCGTGCTGATCGTCGTCGTCGTGAACGTGCTGACCGACCTCCTCAACGGATGGCTCAACCCGAAGGTGAGGCTGTCATGACCGCCCCCCTGCCCCCTTCCGGCAGCTCTGCCGGCGGCGGCCCTCCCACTCCACGCCGGCAGCGGCTGACGAGCAGACTCCTGCGCTCGCCCATGGCGGCCGTCTCCTCCGCGATCCTGCTCGTCCTGGCGCTGGCGACACTCCTGGCTCCGTGGATCGCACCGTTCGACGCGAACACCGGAGACATCTCCAGGGCCCTGGAGGGCCCGGGAGGCGAGTACCTGCTGGGCACCGACAGCGCCGGCCGGGACGTCCTCTCACGCCTCCTGTACGGCGGGCGGACCACGCTCGGCGGTGCGTTGCTCGCCCTGCTCGTGGCGGCGGGGCTCGGTGTGGCCACCGGCCTGGTCTCCGGGTACACCGGCAAGAAGTTCGACCTCGGCGCCGAGTGGGTCAACAACCTGCTGATGGCCCTGCCCAACGTGATGGTGCTGCTCGCGGTGCGCGCCGCCTTCGGCAGCGACGTCTGGCTGAGCATGGCCGTCCTCGGAGTGCTTCTGGCGCCCGGATTCCACCGGTTGTCCCGGAACATCGTCATGGGCGTGCGCAACGAGCTCTACGTCGACGCGGCCCGGGTCTCCGGCCTCTCCGACCGGCGGATCATGGTGCGGCACGTGCTCAACTCCGTACGCGCCCCGCTCATCATCCACGCGGCCCTCACCGCGGTGGCGGCGATCGGGATCCAGGCCGGCCTGGAGTTCATCGGCCTGGCCGACACGTCCGTACCCGCATGGGGCACGATGCTCAACGAGGCCCTCGTCAACCTGTACGTCGCCCCCGAGCTCATGCTGTGGCCGGGCATCGCACTCGGCCTCGTCAACGCCGCGCTGATCCTCTTCGGGAACGGCTTGCGCGACGCGCTGGAGGACCGTCCGTCCCGAAGGCGCCGTAAGCGCGCCGGAGCGGACACGACCGTCGCGGCGGGCCCGACGGGCGGGCGGGCACAGCCGGCCGCGCGGAACGCCGAGTCCGGCGACACCCAGGGGCCCTCCGCCGGCGGACCGGAGACTGGGACCTGGGCCGAGCGGCCGGACGCCGTGCTGTCGGTGCGGGGGCTCACCATCGGCTACCCCGTCGCGGACGGGCACCGGGTCGTGGTCGACGACGTCTCCTTCGACGTGCGCGCGGGCGAAGTGCTCGGCCTGGTCGGTGAGTCCGGCTCCGGCAAGACCCAGACGGCCTGGGCCCTCCTCGACCTGCTCCCGAGCGACGCGGCGGTCCTGAGGGGCTCGATCACGTACCAGGGGGAACGGCTGGACACCCGATCCACGAAGGAACGCCGCCGCCTGCTCGGTACCGGCATCGCCTACGTGCCGCAGGAGCCCATGTCGAACCTGGACCCGGCCTTCACCGTCGGCTCGCAACTGGCGGGCCCGATGAGGCGGCGGCTCGGCCTGGACCGGGCCGCGGCCGAGACCCGCGCCCTCGACCTGCTGGACCGGGTCGGCATCGCGGATCCGGTCCGTACCTACCGCAGCTATCCGCACCAGATATCCGGGGGCATGGCCCAGCGGGTGCTCATCGCCGGCGCCGTCTCCTGCGATCCGCGGGTCCTCGTCGCGGACGAGCCGACGACCGCGCTCGACGTCACCGTGCAGGCCGAGGTCCTGGACCTGCTGAGGGATCTGCAGAAGGAACGCGGGATGGCCATGGTCATGGTCACCCACAACCTCGGTGTCGTCGCCGACATCTGCGACCGGGTGGCGGTCATGCGCCTCGGCGAACTCGTCGAGCAGAACGACGTCGACTCCCTCTTCGGGAACCCGCGGCACCCCTACACCCGAATGATGCTGGACTCCGTACTCGAGGGGAAGCCGCCGCGGACCCCCCTGCTCGGGGAGTCCGCCGGCAAGGAGCTCGCCCGATGACTGAGCCGCTGCTCGCGATAGACGACCTGGTCACCGAGTATCCCGCGCGGAAGAGGAGGCAGAAGCCCTTCCGCGTTCTGCACGGGGTCTCTCTCGACGTCGGACCCGGCGAGACCGTCGGCCTGGTCGGGGAATCGGGTTCGGGCAAGACCACGCTCGGCCGTGCCGTCCTCGGCCTCGCGCCGGTGACCTCAGGGACGGTGCGCTTCGAGGGCCAGGACATCTCCCGCCTCTCGGTACGCGAACGGCGCCGCGTCGCGCACCGGATGCAGGTGATCTTCCAGGACCCCTACACCTCGCTCAACCCGGCACTGACCGTCGGTGACACCCTGGCCGAGCCGCTGCTCGCGCAGGGCAGGGAGCGCACCGCCGTACACCGCCGTATCGCGGAGCTCCTCGACCGGGTGCAACTGCCGCACGACGCCGCGGCCCGGCTCCCCAGGGAGTTCTCCGGCGGACAGCGCCAACGCGTCGCCGTCGCACGCGCGCTGGCGCTCGAACCCCGGCTGATCGTCTGCGACGAACCTGTCTCGGCCCTGGACCTCCCCACCCAGGCCCGCATCCTCGATCTGCTCCTGGAGATCCAGGAGACGACCGGCGTGGCCTACCTGTTCGTCTCCCACGACCTGGCCGTCGTCCGGCACATCAGCCACCGGGTGGCGGTCATGTACCACGGCGGACTCGTGGAGATCGGTGACGCCGAGCAGGTGACCGGCGAGCCGCGGGATCCCTACACCAAGCGGTTGCTGACGGCCTCGCCGGTACCCGATCCGGCCGGCCAGCGCCGGCGCCGGGAGGAACGCCGCCTCCTCGGCGGGTGACCGCGTCCCGTGCCCCGGTGTCTCCGGGGCACGGGCCCCGTACAGCCGCCGCGCCGGCCGGCACGGCGGTTCAGCAAGTCCAAGGAAGGAAGAACACGTGAGGACGAGAACCCCACGACTTCCGGGCCGGAGGCGAGCCGTCGCCTCCGTCACCGCCGTCGCCCTCGCCGTACTGACCCCGGCCGTGTCGTCCGCGGCGGCCGAGCAGCGTTCCGGCACGGGCCAGGAGGCGACAGCGGCCACGGCCGCGTACTACGTCGACTGCTCGGCCACCGGCCCGGGCGACGGCACGCGGTCCGCGCCGTGGAACAGCCTCGACGGGTTCGACGCGCATACCTTCGGCCCCGGCGACCAGCTGCTCTTCAAACGGGGAACCACGTGCGGCGGGACCCTGGAGACCAGGGGGTCCGGCTCCGCTCAGGCACCCTTCACGATCGCGAGCTACGGCGACTCCGGCGAACGCGCCGTCATCGACGGAGCGGGGGCCGCCACGGCCGTCCACCTGTTCAACCAGGAGCACGTGGTACTCCAGGACCTGGAGATCGTCAACGCCGAGAACCCGGGTACCCGACGCCGGGGGATATCCGTCCAGTTGGAGGACTTCGGCACCGGCCGTGGATACACCATCCGCGACATCTACATGCACGACGTCGCCGGTGACGACACCAAGGGACCGGACGGTTCCCAGGGCATCGCCTTCCTGGTGACCGGTGAGGAGACCCCGACCACCTTCGAGAACGTCCAGATCCTCGGCAACACGCTCGAACGCGTCGACCGGCAGGCTGTCAACGTCCAGCTCAGCACCTGGAACTGCCGACCGGAGATCGGTTGCACGGACACGGCGAACTGGCTGGGAGCGAGGCAGGTCGTCATCAGGGGCAACCACCTGAGCGACATCGGCGGCGACGGCATCGTCGTGAACACCACCGTCGACGCCCTCGTCGAGGGCAACACCGTCGAGGGCTTCAACCGGCGCTCCGGCGAGTACAACGCCGGGATCTGGCCTTACAACGCCAACGGCACACTCGCCCAGTTCAACGACGTGTCCGGCGGCAAGGGCACCAAGGACGGGATGGCCTACGACATCGATGGCGGCACCGTCGACTCGACGTTCCAGTACAACCTCAGCCACGACAACGAGGGCGGGTTCTTCCTGCTCTGCACCCACGACAACATCCAGCGTGGTTCGGTCGTGCGCTACAACATCAGCCAGAACGACCACCACCGCGGTATCGAGACCTGCCGGGGAGAGATCGAGAGCGCCGAGTTCCACAACAACACCATCTACATCGGCGACGGCGTCACCCAGACAGTGGTCAACGAGGACGTCGACGCCCGGCGCAACGTGAAGTTCCGCAACAACATCGTCTACAAGGGCGGCGGCGGAACCGCCACCTTCAAGCCGGCGGCCGGCACCGGCTTCACCTTCGGCAACAACGTCATCTCCTCCTGGGTGCAGAACCAGCCCGCCAACCCCGGTGGGACCGGGGCGAACCCGCTGCTGTGCAACCCGGGGCACGCCACCGGCCCGGGCACCGTCCACGGGTACCGGCTCCAGGCCGGCTCACCCGCCATCGACGCCGGCGCGGTCGTCGCGGGCAACGGCGGCCGGGACTTCTCCGGCGCTCCGGTCGGCGACCCGCCGAACATCGGCGCGATCGAGACCGTCGGCTGCGGCTGACGTACCCCGTGGTCCGTCCCGGTCGCCGTGACGGACCACGCCCGGGGCCGCGGACCGGGAAACCACCGGCTCGCGGCCACCGCCCCGGCATCTGACGACAGGTACCGGCGCATCAATCCCCGTCACCTTGCGCAGTCTCCGACTCCGCGACATCGACCGGCCGGTGCCGCCCTCTCCCGGGCGGCACCGGCCGGGGATCGGATCACTTCATGGCAGAGTCTCCCGCCGACCTGGACCCCGCGATCGTCCCCGCCGTCCAGCACCGGGCCGCGGGCAAGGGCGTGATGGCCCTGCCCTCCGCGCCGCACATCCGGTACGAGGAACCCGCGCTCACCGCGGTGGCCGCCCAGATGGCGGCCGACATCGAGGCGGTCACCGGCCGCCCGGTCACCGTGGCCGCCTCCGGTGCTCCCGTGCCCGGCGAGATGGTCCTGCGCCTGGACAGCGCCCTGGACGTGGGCGAGGGCGCCGGCCAGGACGAGGCCTACCGTCTCCGTGTCGACACGACGGTGACCATCACCGGACGGAGCGTGTCCGCGGTGCGCTGGGGCATGGTGTCCCTGCTGCAGATGATCCGCCCGGACGGGACACTGCCGTGCGGCACGGTCGAGGACTGGCCGGACTATCCTGTCCGCGGGTTCCTGCTCGACGTGGGGCGGCGGTACTTCACGCCGGAGTTCCTCGGCGACCTGATCCGGTGCATGGGCTGGTTCAAGCTCAACACCTTCGTCGTCCACCTCAACGACAACGAGATCACGAAGGACACCGGGCGCCCGTGGGCGGAGGCACAGCACGCCTTCCGCCTGTCGACGGACAACCCCCGCCTGGCCGGTCTGGCAGCGGCCGACGGGTCCTACACACGGGCCGACTGGGACGGGCTGGAGGATGTCGCGGCCGCCCACGGCGTCACGATCGTCCCGGAGATCGACGCGCCGGCGCACTCCCGGTCCTTCATCGTCTTCGACCCGTCGCTCGGCCACGACGGCGGCGACTCCGACCTGCTCGACCTGTCCCGTCCGCGGACGCTGGAGTTCATGCGTGAGGTCTTCGCGGAGTTCCTGCCGTGGTTCCGGGGCCCGTACGTGCACTTCGGCGCCGATGAGTACCCGCCGGAGCTCGCCGACGACCACCGCACGTACTTCAACGCGATCGCCGGGTTCCTGCACGGACACGGGAAGCGGACGATCGCCTGGGGCAGCCAGGCGAAGCTGGCCGGTGACGGCCGGCGGGCCGTCGGCTACGACCGGGACGTCGTGCTGTGCTCGTGGAACAACGAGTGGTACGGGCCCCGCCAGGCCGTCGCGGACGGTTTCCAAGTGATCAACACCAACGACGAGTTGCTCTATCTCGTCCCGTTCGCCGACTACTACCACGGCGAACACCTCGACGGCCCCGCCCTGTGGAAGGACTGGGAACCGCACGTCTTCCCCGACGGCCAGTCCCTGGAGCCCGGACACCCCCGGCTGCTCGGATCCCTCTCGGCCCTCTGGAACGACCTCGTCCTGCGCGACTACGACGAGCACACCGTGCGCGCGATGATCGAGCCCACCTTCGGGCTCCTCGCACAGAAGATGTGGAGCGGCGCAATCCCGGGCCTGGACCACGACGGGTTCCAGGAACGGCTGGCGGCGCTG from Streptomyces sp. NBC_01754 includes:
- a CDS encoding PadR family transcriptional regulator, which translates into the protein MNESTRLTKMECILLGRLATKPMAGYDLHKWLTKEGPFFGYVPQPSQIYRQLGKMLDKGWVDLEIDRRDTGPDAKLYRLTADGFAAFRAWAESPYTPSVRPLDADFQMRMLLTGVLGPHIALRVLETELAYRRAQESASQPYQDDIDPDDAQFPIDMDWQRELVRTVGERSFLLGQTNLNWLEMTYARLAADAGSTSAADPTTPSHH
- a CDS encoding ABC transporter substrate-binding protein; its protein translation is MHSPGRKTAVASVAALMLALSGCGGGTEANGDGPVKELVLGAGVVPQSFDPAQSREAQFVQYFQPVFDSLVRRLPSGETTGMLATGWEYTRDNTRLTLELREDVGFSDGTAFDAEVAKANIDRFRKAGGPLSGSLGAVKETTATDDTTLVIDLSSPDPSLVYNLGGPAGLMQSTKQFDNPDVATQPVGSGPYVLDRKLTTPGAKYVYTANKDYWNPGLRKFDRIVIEPMADENARLNALRSGQIDGAIGTAKTVSQVEAVKALTVHTVSGDWQGLSLFDRGGEKVQALGDVRVRRAINHAIDKKAILKKVGLGYGETTSQIFNPSSEAFVKELDDRYEYDVKKAESLLAEAGYADGFSLKMPSSSDIDPAIPQVVSDQLAVVGIKVNWTNVPSAQYQPEQQSGKYSAAYTAFGQQVVSWGNVSQLVTEKGPWNVFGSQDDKIDGLLSKITTSSGDGAEAAYQELNTYLVEHAWFSPWYRIEQPYYTGPDVTVEMQNGQAVPSLYNYAPAK
- a CDS encoding ABC transporter permease, which codes for MVSYVARRLGAGIILVLGSSLLVFLLMLVNSEHIARIIMGDEASDEAVAHKAAALGLDHPVIVQYWDWLGGTLKGDLGTSWLNGESVTYLLVNRIPVTLSVAVGTIVVSCAVSVVLGLIAAVRRGWVDRVLQAVSVLGLVFPGFWLALVLVSVVAIQWGLVPATGYTPMESSIGGWLSSLALPVFSLAFGAVSGLAQQVRSATIATLDRDFVRTLRSRGIPERTVLLRHVLRNAAPPTLTVLSLNFIGLMSGAVMIEQVFALPGIGSLAVEATTKGDIPIVMGAVIISVLIVVVVNVLTDLLNGWLNPKVRLS
- a CDS encoding dipeptide/oligopeptide/nickel ABC transporter permease/ATP-binding protein, which codes for MTAPLPPSGSSAGGGPPTPRRQRLTSRLLRSPMAAVSSAILLVLALATLLAPWIAPFDANTGDISRALEGPGGEYLLGTDSAGRDVLSRLLYGGRTTLGGALLALLVAAGLGVATGLVSGYTGKKFDLGAEWVNNLLMALPNVMVLLAVRAAFGSDVWLSMAVLGVLLAPGFHRLSRNIVMGVRNELYVDAARVSGLSDRRIMVRHVLNSVRAPLIIHAALTAVAAIGIQAGLEFIGLADTSVPAWGTMLNEALVNLYVAPELMLWPGIALGLVNAALILFGNGLRDALEDRPSRRRRKRAGADTTVAAGPTGGRAQPAARNAESGDTQGPSAGGPETGTWAERPDAVLSVRGLTIGYPVADGHRVVVDDVSFDVRAGEVLGLVGESGSGKTQTAWALLDLLPSDAAVLRGSITYQGERLDTRSTKERRRLLGTGIAYVPQEPMSNLDPAFTVGSQLAGPMRRRLGLDRAAAETRALDLLDRVGIADPVRTYRSYPHQISGGMAQRVLIAGAVSCDPRVLVADEPTTALDVTVQAEVLDLLRDLQKERGMAMVMVTHNLGVVADICDRVAVMRLGELVEQNDVDSLFGNPRHPYTRMMLDSVLEGKPPRTPLLGESAGKELAR
- a CDS encoding ATP-binding cassette domain-containing protein, coding for MTEPLLAIDDLVTEYPARKRRQKPFRVLHGVSLDVGPGETVGLVGESGSGKTTLGRAVLGLAPVTSGTVRFEGQDISRLSVRERRRVAHRMQVIFQDPYTSLNPALTVGDTLAEPLLAQGRERTAVHRRIAELLDRVQLPHDAAARLPREFSGGQRQRVAVARALALEPRLIVCDEPVSALDLPTQARILDLLLEIQETTGVAYLFVSHDLAVVRHISHRVAVMYHGGLVEIGDAEQVTGEPRDPYTKRLLTASPVPDPAGQRRRREERRLLGG
- a CDS encoding family 20 glycosylhydrolase, whose amino-acid sequence is MAESPADLDPAIVPAVQHRAAGKGVMALPSAPHIRYEEPALTAVAAQMAADIEAVTGRPVTVAASGAPVPGEMVLRLDSALDVGEGAGQDEAYRLRVDTTVTITGRSVSAVRWGMVSLLQMIRPDGTLPCGTVEDWPDYPVRGFLLDVGRRYFTPEFLGDLIRCMGWFKLNTFVVHLNDNEITKDTGRPWAEAQHAFRLSTDNPRLAGLAAADGSYTRADWDGLEDVAAAHGVTIVPEIDAPAHSRSFIVFDPSLGHDGGDSDLLDLSRPRTLEFMREVFAEFLPWFRGPYVHFGADEYPPELADDHRTYFNAIAGFLHGHGKRTIAWGSQAKLAGDGRRAVGYDRDVVLCSWNNEWYGPRQAVADGFQVINTNDELLYLVPFADYYHGEHLDGPALWKDWEPHVFPDGQSLEPGHPRLLGSLSALWNDLVLRDYDEHTVRAMIEPTFGLLAQKMWSGAIPGLDHDGFQERLAALPERPGGATEDHA